A genome region from Pseudomonas helmanticensis includes the following:
- a CDS encoding DUF3304 domain-containing protein, producing the protein MPGLLSFFESCVAVFRVIRFLVFVSLVSLYGCHTAPEMVSTPVTGFNHTSAAINRFSVNGAGGHPVSAFQGGATQVCCGMLPAQWNPDLRATIEWEKDPNPREMIKRDKYGQFDKEDYQRHVAHYSHHEATVEIPKYGSDFCAIQVHFLPCDQVKVSTTCFIPRHPNYPDRKYFDIKETMKCSHF; encoded by the coding sequence ATGCCCGGCCTCCTGAGCTTCTTTGAAAGCTGCGTTGCAGTTTTTCGAGTGATTAGATTCTTAGTGTTCGTGAGCTTGGTAAGTCTATACGGTTGCCATACCGCTCCGGAGATGGTGTCAACGCCTGTAACAGGTTTCAACCATACTTCAGCTGCTATCAATCGATTCAGTGTGAACGGAGCCGGGGGGCACCCTGTGTCAGCCTTTCAAGGTGGTGCAACTCAAGTTTGCTGCGGCATGCTTCCTGCTCAATGGAATCCAGACCTTCGAGCCACCATCGAGTGGGAGAAAGATCCTAATCCGCGAGAAATGATAAAGCGCGATAAATATGGGCAGTTTGATAAGGAAGACTATCAGCGGCATGTTGCCCATTACTCTCATCATGAGGCGACTGTTGAAATACCAAAATACGGTAGCGATTTCTGTGCAATACAGGTTCATTTTCTACCTTGCGATCAGGTGAAGGTTTCTACGACCTGTTTTATACCCAGGCACCCAAATTATCCAGATCGAAAGTATTTCGACATCAAGGAGACAATGAAGTGCTCTCATTTTTGA